From a single Alloactinosynnema sp. L-07 genomic region:
- a CDS encoding LuxR family transcriptional regulator — translation MPVVNDQFIGRVDELAQLTEGVRGVGGVLLVGGPAGIGKTRLVEEALARTGRPALRGQCEPDEGVPALWPWWQVLAGRPELAALLEPAAPATPAAAAGARMRAFDEVLRALSGLVVIEDLHWADESTLTMLRLAANRPELVVVATYRDDEQGPALRDTVARLRGRPGTVMVSPRPWTEADIAAAVSTHPSWVPVLNRVSGGLPLLVAELAGALADGEVAPASGEWPLGVPERLGAVVAGRLARLAPPVARVVSACAVLGGSPTPADVATLTGEPVDAVAAAMAEAADLVRPHAMTRQAVYDETPAALRLTLHRRLAEAIEAGELPGESVTHRLRSIDDDDSRRAAVWACRAAAETAAARLGFDRATELLDLALGVARDPDVRVELALFAADMDFRAGRGAAALRRCAEVSETSDHPDALVRAALTVRGLDGAASHEIVRLCERALAALAPDDDRSRARVLAQRALAMADIVHVDAAGEPTRVALELAERTGDPGALADALRAHHQVHSGPEGVAARLDAAARMLALGESAPPDGELWARLWRVDAALQLGSMSTLDEELARLRLLADRLGWPVARWHLHRMLAVRAKLLGRFTEAFAEADAALGHAAACEDMSLVILDVPLRKELLLLTGGLTDAVRDQADRLVAMAPIPIALAEVGRFYAESGDLAAAADCLARLRPLYDGLGRDGHWLPVCHDYGELGLSLGVTEVVERAYADLLPLRGHYLAAGSGSVVCLGSTSRPLGRWAAALGHREEALRHFEEAIAMDQRTGAVPFRVLAEVELAALLADGTARERERAAALARAAEGTATRLGMAPTRARAKGLLDRLKDPVRLTRREREVLALLADGAANRVIAAKLVLSERTVETHVSNLLAKLGVRTRTEAVAWAARSKY, via the coding sequence GTGCCGGTGGTGAATGACCAGTTCATCGGGCGGGTGGATGAGCTCGCGCAGCTGACCGAGGGTGTCCGAGGGGTGGGCGGGGTGCTGCTGGTCGGCGGACCGGCGGGCATCGGCAAGACCAGGCTGGTCGAGGAGGCGCTGGCCAGGACCGGGCGTCCCGCGCTGCGTGGCCAGTGCGAGCCGGACGAGGGCGTGCCCGCGTTGTGGCCGTGGTGGCAGGTGCTCGCGGGCAGGCCCGAACTGGCCGCTCTGCTCGAACCCGCCGCGCCCGCGACGCCCGCGGCGGCGGCCGGGGCACGGATGCGGGCGTTCGACGAGGTGCTGCGCGCGCTGTCCGGGCTGGTTGTCATCGAGGACCTGCACTGGGCCGACGAGTCGACCCTGACCATGCTCCGGCTCGCCGCCAATCGGCCCGAGCTGGTCGTCGTGGCCACCTACCGCGACGACGAGCAGGGGCCCGCGCTGCGGGACACCGTCGCCCGGCTGCGCGGCCGCCCCGGCACGGTGATGGTCAGCCCCCGACCGTGGACGGAGGCCGACATCGCCGCGGCCGTGTCCACGCACCCGAGCTGGGTGCCGGTCCTGAACCGGGTGTCCGGTGGCCTGCCATTGCTGGTGGCCGAGCTGGCGGGCGCGCTCGCCGACGGCGAGGTCGCCCCCGCCAGCGGCGAGTGGCCACTGGGTGTCCCCGAGCGACTGGGCGCCGTCGTCGCGGGCAGGCTCGCGCGGCTCGCGCCGCCGGTCGCGCGCGTGGTGTCGGCATGCGCGGTGCTGGGCGGGTCCCCGACACCGGCCGACGTCGCCACCCTGACCGGCGAACCGGTCGACGCGGTGGCCGCGGCGATGGCCGAGGCCGCCGATCTGGTGCGCCCCCATGCCATGACCCGGCAGGCCGTCTACGACGAGACCCCGGCGGCGTTGCGGCTGACGTTGCACCGACGCCTCGCCGAAGCGATCGAGGCGGGCGAACTGCCCGGTGAGTCGGTGACCCACCGCCTGCGGTCGATCGACGACGACGACAGCAGGCGGGCCGCCGTATGGGCGTGCCGGGCCGCGGCCGAGACCGCGGCGGCCCGGTTGGGCTTCGACCGGGCGACCGAGCTGCTTGACCTGGCGCTGGGCGTGGCCCGTGACCCGGACGTTCGGGTGGAACTGGCGCTGTTCGCCGCCGACATGGACTTCCGCGCGGGCCGGGGTGCCGCGGCGCTGCGGCGGTGTGCCGAGGTGAGCGAGACCTCCGACCACCCGGACGCGCTGGTCCGCGCCGCGCTGACCGTGCGCGGGCTCGACGGGGCGGCGTCACACGAGATCGTCCGGCTGTGCGAGCGGGCGTTGGCCGCGCTGGCGCCCGACGACGACCGCAGCCGGGCCCGAGTGCTGGCCCAGCGCGCGCTGGCCATGGCCGACATCGTCCACGTCGATGCCGCGGGCGAGCCGACCCGGGTCGCGCTGGAGTTGGCCGAGCGAACCGGCGACCCCGGTGCGCTCGCTGATGCCCTGCGCGCCCACCACCAGGTCCACAGTGGACCAGAAGGCGTCGCGGCGCGGCTGGACGCGGCCGCCAGGATGCTCGCCTTGGGCGAGTCCGCGCCGCCGGACGGGGAGCTGTGGGCCCGACTTTGGCGAGTCGACGCCGCGCTCCAGCTCGGCTCGATGTCCACTTTGGACGAAGAGCTGGCCAGGCTGCGGCTGCTGGCCGACCGGCTCGGCTGGCCGGTCGCGCGGTGGCACCTGCACCGGATGCTCGCGGTGCGGGCCAAACTTCTCGGACGGTTCACCGAGGCGTTCGCCGAGGCCGACGCCGCGCTCGGCCACGCGGCCGCGTGCGAGGACATGTCCCTGGTCATCCTGGACGTGCCACTGCGCAAGGAACTTCTGCTGCTCACCGGCGGTCTGACCGACGCCGTGCGCGACCAAGCCGACAGGCTGGTCGCCATGGCGCCGATCCCGATCGCCCTCGCCGAGGTCGGCCGGTTCTACGCCGAGAGCGGCGACCTGGCCGCGGCCGCCGACTGCCTGGCCCGGCTGCGCCCCCTCTACGACGGCCTCGGCCGCGACGGGCACTGGCTGCCGGTTTGCCACGACTACGGCGAACTGGGGTTGAGCCTCGGTGTCACGGAAGTCGTCGAGCGCGCCTACGCGGACCTGCTGCCGCTGCGCGGGCACTACTTGGCCGCCGGGTCGGGCTCGGTGGTGTGCCTGGGCTCGACGTCGCGCCCGCTGGGCCGGTGGGCCGCGGCGCTCGGGCACCGCGAGGAGGCGCTGCGGCACTTCGAGGAGGCGATCGCCATGGACCAGCGCACCGGTGCGGTTCCGTTCCGGGTGCTCGCCGAGGTCGAGCTGGCCGCATTGCTGGCGGACGGGACCGCCAGGGAACGCGAACGGGCCGCCGCACTGGCCCGCGCGGCCGAGGGCACGGCCACGCGTCTGGGCATGGCACCCACGCGAGCCAGGGCGAAGGGCCTGCTCGACCGGCTCAAGGACCCGGTCCGGCTGACCCGGCGGGAGCGCGAGGTGCTCGCCCTGCTCGCCGATGGCGCGGCGAACCGGGTGATCGCGGCGAAGCTCGTGCTGTCGGAGCGGACTGTCGAGACCCACGTCAGCAACCTCCTGGCCAAGCTGGGTGTGCGCACCCGTACCGAAGCGGTCGCTTGGGCCGCGCGCTCTAAGTACTGA